The region AATTGGTAAAAAGTATGATTATGGGTGGGGCGATTATAAAGATGAATTTCCGTTCGCAAGTTTTAATGAAAGTAGGAAATCTATTCAAATCTGTGGTGCCTTATATGTTGTTGTATAAGCTTTTTGCGTTTATCATTATGCCGAAGAAAAATCATAAGAAATCGAGATCTTTATTTGTAAACGAGGCTAAAAAATTATATCAAAAGGAATTTATACGATGGTTTAAACTCACTTCAGAAATCAATCCGCTTTTGCGTTTTTTTAGAGCAAAAGACATTAAAATTCCCACGCTCTATGTCATGGGAGCAGAAGATCATTTGTTTTTGCCTTCCATTAAAAATATTGTTGCCAAACATGTTACTGCGTCTTTGTTTGTAATTGATAATTGCGGGCATGTTGTGAATGTAGAACAACCGCAGACTTTTAATAATCAAACGATTCATTTTATCAATTCTTTGGCGTAAAAAAAAAGCGAGCATAAAGCCCGCTTTTCATATATTTTTATCCAAAGATTAGAAGATATTAACCTTGCATCAACTCTTCAATCTCATCGGCTTCAATCGGAATATTTCCCATTAAATTAAAAGGTTTCCCTTTTTCTTGAATCACAACATCATCTTCTAAACGAATACCAAA is a window of Polaribacter litorisediminis DNA encoding:
- a CDS encoding alpha/beta fold hydrolase, with product MLNYYSYPHPTSKEWVTFVHGAGGSSSIWYKQIRDFRNHFNVLILDLRGHGNSKPKLKDTFNSKYTFDSITADIVEVVNHLKIEKSHFVGISLGTILIRNLAEKEPELVKSMIMGGAIIKMNFRSQVLMKVGNLFKSVVPYMLLYKLFAFIIMPKKNHKKSRSLFVNEAKKLYQKEFIRWFKLTSEINPLLRFFRAKDIKIPTLYVMGAEDHLFLPSIKNIVAKHVTASLFVIDNCGHVVNVEQPQTFNNQTIHFINSLA